A region from the Lonchura striata isolate bLonStr1 chromosome 16, bLonStr1.mat, whole genome shotgun sequence genome encodes:
- the VASN gene encoding vasorin, protein MNQLILCTLLLLAGGELVRACPAGCQCHDPKTILCAARRGQTVPQGLPPSTLSLYVFENGITTLTEDSFAGLPALQLLDLSQNKITSIQRNIFQPLTELVNLDLSSNQLQEITNETFHGLRLLERLYLQRNSIQHIHAAAFDTLENLLELKLQNNQLRAVPPLDLPNLLLLDISRNKIPAIAPGAFHAVSIESLKIAGLGLTSLNEELFQVQNNLHELDISDNLLERVPAVLRRLGSLTRLSLAGNARISQLPAEDFQSLHNLQELDISNLNINTIPRDFSGFFPRLRAVTAAGNPFNCICQMSWLVQWVNTSGVVLRRPEETRCHFPPKNSGKLLHHLQYTDFGCPTTTPTPTTPRTTTLPPPAPLPSTHRPPPPPSTAAPTLRPREPQGSSTLVPFSGTPAPTSPPAPICPPRTCLNGGTCHLGVQNLLECLCPAGFSGVYCEVEVRGTTAAPGTPALPTAQRVSIAQVGSTSLKVDLHNYIQSKAQLKGIRLSYRNLSGPDKRPVMLRLPASLSEYTVRALKPNCTYRICIGALGELPKEEHCAEAHTLPLSLQQHSPVTQSQDPNLALILVPALAAMLLLLVVVTAAMYYCRHRRAKAHAGAGVDTGPLELEGVKACLENGDLSSHGCKVPEAAMLSGGSECEVPLMQSHYPSNNNTPGLKPSYF, encoded by the coding sequence ATGAACCAGCTGATCCTTTGCACACTGCTCCTCTTGGCCGGTGGGGAGCTGGTCAGGGCATGTCCTGCAGGCTGTCAGTGCCATGACCCCAAGACCATCCTGTGTGCAGCCAGGCGGGGCCAGACAGTGCCCCAGGGGCTGCCCCCCAGCACCCTCTCCCTCTATGTCTTTGAGAATGGCATCACAACGCTCACTGAGGACAGCTTTGCAGGGCTGCCCGCCCTCCAGCTCCTGGACCTCTCACAAAACAAGATCACCAGCATCCAGAGAAACATCTTCCAGCCCCTGACGGAGCTCGTCAACTTGGACTTGTCCTCCAACCAGCTGCAGGAGATCACCAATGAGACCTTCCATGGTCTGCGGCTGCTGGAACGGCTCTAcctgcagaggaacagcatCCAGCACATCCACGCTGCTGCCTTTGACACGCTGGAGAATCTGCTGGAGCTAAAGCTGCAGAACAaccagctcagggctgtgcctcCACTCGACCTGCCCAACCTCCTGCTGCTGGACATCAGCAGGAACAAGATCCCTGCCATTGCACCAGGGGCTTTCCATGCCGTCAGCATTGAGTCCCTGAAGATCGCAGGGCTGGGCCTGACGAGTTTAAATGAGGAGCTCTTCCAGGTCCAAAACAACCTCCACGAGCTGGACATCTCTGACAACCTGCTGGAGCGCGTGCCAGCGGTGCTGCGGCGCCTGGGCAGCCTCACCAGGCTCAGCCTGGCCGGCAACGCCCGCATCTCCCAGCTGCCAGCTGAGGACTTCCAGAGCCTCCACAACCTCCAGGAGCTGGACATCAGCAACCTCAACATCAACACCATCCCTCGGGATTTCTCCGGCTTCTTCCCCAGGCTGCGGGCCGTGACGGCTGCCGGCAACCCCTTCAACTGTATCTGCCAGATGAGCTGGCTGGTGCAGTGGGTCAACACCAGTGGTGTGGTCCTGCGGCGCCCTGAGGAGACGCGCTGCCacttccccccaaaaaactccgGCAAGCTCCTCCACCACCTGCAGTACACTGACTTTGGCTGCCCCACCACCACCCCCACGCCCACCACACCCCGCACAACCACGCTGCCACCGCCTGCGCCGCTGCCCAGCACCCACCGCCCGCCGCCACCCCCCAGCACCGCTGCACCCACCCTGAGGCCCAGAgagccccagggcagctccacCTTGGTGCCCTTCAGCGGCACCCCGGCCCCCACCAGCCCCCCAGCGCCCATCTGTCCCCCCCGCACGTGTCTGAACGGTGGCACCTGCCACCTGGGTGTCCAGAACCTCCTGGAGTGCCTGTGCCCCGCGGGCTTCAGTGGCGTGTACTGCGAGGTGGAGGTGAGGGGAACGACGGCAGCCCCGGGCACGCCAGCCCTGCCAACTGCACAGCGGGTCAGCATCGCCCAGGTGGGCAGCACCTCCCTCAAAGTGGACCTGCACAACTACATCCAGTCCAAGGCGCAGCTGAAGGGCATCCGCCTGAGCTACCGGAACCTGTCGGGGCCGGACAAGCGGCCGGTGATGCTGCGCTTGCCGGCCTCGCTCTCCGAGTACACGGTGCGGGCGCTGAAACCCAACTGCACCTACCGCATCTGCATCGGGGCGCTGGGGGAGCTCCCCAAGGAGGAGCACTGCGCCGAGGCACACACCCTGCccctcagcctgcagcagcactcCCCTGTCACCCAGAGCCAGGACCCCAACCTCGCCCTGATCCTCGTCCCTGCGCTGgctgccatgctgctgctgctggtggtggtCACCGCCGCCATGTACTACTGCCGGCACCGCCGCGCCAAGGCGCACGCCGGCGCTGGGGTGGACACCGGCCCACTGGAGCTGGAAGGGGTGAAAGCCTGcctggaaaatggggatttgagCAGCCACGGCTGCAAGGTGCCAGAGGCAGCGATGCTTTCTGGCGGCTCTGAGTGCGAGGTGCCGCTCATGCAGTCGCACTACCCCAGCAACAACAACACCCCAGGGCTCAAACCCTCCTACTTTTGA